A region of Ignavibacteriales bacterium DNA encodes the following proteins:
- a CDS encoding LIC12162 family protein gives MSTKNFIISAYYPLWDKSSKDLFITDPYVYHVLEKEGKLNRFDNIEVAPPTRKTRTDIDNDSLYVDVKYNKYIDILSKRLNEIHGTTHNESFWKKALSMAFIRYLTSIHDLYKKCELYFNSDLHTCTILAEDSYFIPLDFEDHRYCFEDSDYGMEQIFSLYIRLFYPGVFTEMHQQTVRFDRKIAHSGLKFIEADTIRNMHNIYDLGRMVVSEFLTSFKRDANTGRKIQNSYYLVKRVMRKFLSLIRTEMVSKKDIQVGIIGSFFSEENLSKLIKGSQEKIYPLDWTIQLDYEDKDVLWDKRKHLAQFNADFDRFDEFFFSTIPYCLPKVFVEHFKEIEIAHSSCLKRYQSLRYIVSEAWISETFMSIFLAIAQEKGVKHVNNEHNCFFHPCAGSFISHVIDMSDVYVTLGWFDPRLKGLVKGASLFPFSIENDFNKVYKILYVSVAASVNMSHYSSAYSSSEENAIKHFGFCKSFFKNLGKDTLEELTYRAYPLKGLPFLCYDKEHILSSYLNQIKSFADVSEPSKIQMLKSHLVVIDYIATSYIEALVMNIPTVFFWNADAYYLNDEYSDFFKPLVDAKICQTDPVEAARFVESIKDNPQKWWMQETVQKAKDDFLQKNIGKPEVMIDYLLSLVTQPTS, from the coding sequence GTGAGTACTAAAAATTTTATTATTTCAGCATATTATCCACTATGGGACAAAAGTTCAAAAGATTTATTTATTACCGATCCTTATGTCTATCACGTACTGGAAAAAGAGGGTAAACTAAATAGGTTTGACAATATTGAAGTTGCTCCGCCAACGAGGAAGACGAGGACGGATATTGATAATGACAGCCTCTATGTGGATGTAAAATACAATAAGTATATTGACATACTTTCAAAACGTCTAAATGAGATCCATGGGACAACTCACAACGAATCTTTTTGGAAAAAAGCCTTGTCAATGGCGTTTATCAGATATTTAACCAGTATCCACGATTTATACAAAAAATGTGAACTATATTTTAACAGCGATCTTCATACATGTACTATCCTTGCAGAAGATTCCTATTTCATTCCATTGGATTTTGAGGACCATAGATATTGTTTCGAAGATTCTGACTACGGAATGGAACAAATTTTCAGTTTATATATTAGGCTTTTCTATCCGGGCGTATTCACCGAAATGCATCAGCAAACGGTTCGTTTTGATAGAAAAATTGCTCATTCGGGACTGAAATTTATTGAAGCGGATACCATCAGAAATATGCACAATATTTATGATTTGGGAAGAATGGTCGTGAGCGAGTTTCTAACATCTTTTAAAAGAGATGCGAATACCGGAAGAAAAATACAAAACAGTTACTATCTGGTAAAAAGGGTCATGCGTAAGTTTTTATCTTTGATAAGAACAGAAATGGTTTCGAAAAAGGATATACAGGTGGGGATCATCGGATCTTTTTTTTCGGAAGAGAACTTGTCCAAACTTATAAAGGGAAGCCAGGAAAAGATATACCCTCTCGATTGGACTATCCAACTTGATTACGAAGATAAGGATGTTTTATGGGATAAGAGGAAGCACTTAGCTCAATTTAATGCCGATTTTGACAGGTTTGATGAATTCTTTTTTTCCACAATACCATATTGTCTGCCGAAGGTTTTCGTCGAACACTTTAAAGAGATTGAAATCGCTCATTCATCTTGCCTCAAAAGGTACCAATCTTTGAGATATATAGTTAGTGAGGCATGGATCAGCGAAACGTTTATGTCAATATTCCTGGCAATAGCACAAGAGAAGGGCGTCAAGCATGTAAATAACGAGCATAACTGCTTCTTTCATCCCTGCGCGGGTAGCTTTATTTCGCACGTAATAGATATGTCGGATGTCTATGTAACACTTGGGTGGTTTGATCCTCGTCTAAAAGGGCTTGTGAAAGGTGCCTCATTATTTCCTTTTTCGATAGAAAACGACTTTAATAAAGTCTATAAAATATTATACGTTAGCGTGGCGGCTAGTGTGAACATGTCGCATTATTCCTCTGCATACAGCTCATCTGAAGAAAATGCCATAAAACATTTTGGTTTCTGTAAATCTTTCTTCAAGAACTTGGGAAAAGACACTCTGGAAGAGCTGACCTATAGAGCATATCCTCTCAAAGGTCTGCCTTTTCTTTGCTATGACAAAGAACATATACTTTCATCGTATCTGAATCAAATAAAATCTTTTGCGGATGTTTCTGAACCTAGCAAGATCCAAATGTTAAAATCGCACCTGGTTGTAATAGATTATATTGCTACGTCGTACATTGAAGCCCTGGTTATGAATATTCCAACTGTTTTTTTCTGGAATGCCGATGCATATTATCTGAATGACGAATATTCAGATTTCTTTAAACCCCTTGTAGATGCAAAAATATGCCAGACTGACCCTGTTGAGGCTGCTCGTTTTGTTGAAAGCATAAAAGACAATCCGCAAAAATGGTGGATGCAGGAAACAGTACAAAAAGCAAAAGATGATTTTTTGCAGAAAAATATCGGCAAACCTGAGGTGATGATAGATTATTTGTTGTCATTAGTAACCCAACCTACATCTTAA
- a CDS encoding nucleotidyltransferase family protein, whose protein sequence is MNDNQLKALCISPEQSISAAMECVDRGACGIALVVDQARRLLGTITDGDVRRAILAGKDLESPVSVLLASKVSTQYPKPVTVQLGTNREKLLDLLHKNVLRQLPVLDSDGRVVDLVMIDDLIPIPDLPLQAVIMAGGMGTRLRPLTEDLPKPMLPVGGKPLMELVIEQLRQVGIRRVNVATHYKPEKISDHFGDGSSFGVEINYVNEDKPLGTGGALGLIDKPTEPMLVINGDILTKVDFRAMLAYHQEHRAVMTVAVKQYDILVPYGVIKCEGSHVCALEEKPQMHFLVNAGIYLLEPKAFEFIPTGEHFNMTDLIQRLLDFDHIVASFPVIEYWLDIGQLEDYEQAQNDVQQRGNLKS, encoded by the coding sequence ATGAATGACAATCAACTAAAAGCCCTTTGTATTTCGCCTGAGCAATCGATTAGCGCAGCCATGGAATGCGTTGACAGGGGGGCTTGTGGTATTGCCTTGGTGGTGGATCAGGCAAGACGTCTATTAGGAACTATAACCGATGGTGACGTGCGGCGGGCTATTCTGGCAGGGAAAGACTTGGAATCGCCTGTGAGTGTGTTGTTGGCAAGTAAAGTCAGCACGCAATACCCAAAACCAGTTACCGTCCAATTAGGCACAAATCGCGAAAAATTACTTGATTTATTGCATAAGAATGTTTTGCGTCAGCTCCCTGTTCTGGATAGTGACGGTAGGGTTGTCGATCTTGTGATGATCGACGATTTAATTCCTATCCCGGATCTCCCACTTCAGGCCGTGATCATGGCCGGTGGTATGGGTACGCGATTGCGGCCACTCACAGAGGATTTGCCCAAACCGATGTTGCCCGTGGGCGGTAAACCCCTGATGGAATTGGTGATTGAACAGTTGCGGCAGGTTGGCATCCGGCGCGTTAATGTGGCCACCCATTATAAACCGGAGAAAATTTCCGATCATTTCGGAGATGGCAGCTCATTTGGTGTAGAAATAAACTATGTAAATGAAGATAAACCGTTGGGCACAGGCGGGGCATTAGGGCTGATTGATAAGCCAACAGAACCCATGCTGGTCATCAACGGTGATATTCTGACAAAGGTAGATTTCAGGGCGATGCTGGCCTATCATCAGGAACACCGCGCTGTTATGACAGTAGCTGTAAAACAATATGATATACTGGTTCCATACGGAGTCATTAAATGTGAAGGATCGCATGTCTGTGCCTTGGAAGAAAAACCGCAGATGCATTTCCTGGTCAATGCCGGGATCTATTTGCTTGAACCGAAAGCCTTTGAATTTATTCCTACTGGTGAGCATTTCAACATGACCGATCTGATCCAAAGATTGCTCGATTTTGATCATATCGTTGCCAGTTTTCCTGTTATTGAATACTGGTTGGATATTGGGCAACTTGAGGATTATGAACAGGCGCAGAATGATGTGCAGCAGCGAGGGAATCTGAAATCGTGA
- the neuC gene encoding UDP-N-acetylglucosamine 2-epimerase yields MKTICIFTGSRAEYGSLRPVIIALSQKEDIKVQLLVSGMHLSPEFGLTYREIEKDGFIIDEKVEMLLSSDTPTSISKSIGIGIIGFADALERLQPDILLVLGDRFEALAVAIAAMVARIPIAHLCGGEITEGAIDDAMRHAITKMSHIHFVAADEYRTRIIQMGENPERVYCVGGPGLDNLKTMKLLNKDEIENILGAQLQSHNFLVTFHPATLDDEPVEFQFQNLLDVLDEQANSLIVFTKANADTNGRFINQMIDSYVARKQGQAVSFYSLGQLHYYSVMQYVDAVVGNSSSGIWEAPSFKIGSINIGTRQSGRIKAPSVIDCGTSKDSIKAAFCTLYSSEFHDILSKVVNPYGDGYASGRIVDILSSVDLVSLKHKKFYDLPVMTKLV; encoded by the coding sequence ATGAAAACGATATGTATATTCACGGGCTCCCGGGCGGAGTATGGCTCACTGAGGCCGGTTATAATAGCCTTGAGTCAAAAAGAAGATATAAAAGTCCAGTTGCTTGTCTCCGGCATGCATCTATCACCTGAGTTTGGTCTGACTTATCGAGAAATTGAGAAAGATGGATTTATTATCGACGAGAAAGTGGAAATGCTCTTGAGTTCCGATACACCGACATCTATTTCAAAGTCAATCGGCATTGGAATCATAGGATTTGCAGATGCTCTCGAACGCTTGCAACCGGACATCTTACTTGTTCTCGGCGACCGTTTTGAAGCCCTTGCGGTTGCTATAGCCGCGATGGTAGCGCGGATACCAATAGCGCATCTCTGTGGGGGCGAAATCACCGAGGGAGCCATTGATGATGCGATGAGACATGCAATTACCAAAATGAGTCACATCCACTTTGTTGCAGCCGATGAATACCGTACTCGCATTATTCAGATGGGTGAGAATCCAGAGAGAGTTTACTGTGTCGGTGGGCCAGGTCTTGATAATTTGAAAACAATGAAATTGCTGAACAAGGATGAAATTGAAAACATTCTTGGTGCCCAATTGCAATCCCATAATTTTTTAGTAACCTTTCATCCCGCAACTCTTGATGATGAACCTGTTGAATTTCAATTTCAGAATTTGCTCGATGTATTGGATGAACAAGCCAATAGTTTGATTGTTTTCACGAAAGCAAATGCCGATACAAATGGGCGTTTTATAAACCAGATGATAGACTCGTATGTGGCAAGAAAACAAGGCCAGGCCGTATCTTTTTATTCTTTGGGCCAGTTACATTACTACTCCGTTATGCAATATGTTGATGCAGTCGTTGGCAATTCTTCGAGCGGAATATGGGAAGCACCCAGTTTCAAGATCGGAAGTATCAATATTGGAACGAGGCAATCGGGCAGGATTAAGGCACCAAGTGTAATCGACTGCGGTACATCGAAGGATTCAATTAAGGCTGCTTTCTGCACGTTGTACTCGTCAGAATTTCACGATATTCTTAGTAAGGTCGTTAATCCATATGGTGATGGGTACGCTTCAGGCCGAATAGTAGATATTCTTAGTTCTGTAGATCTTGTTTCCCTAAAGCATAAGAAATTTTATGATTTGCCGGTTATGACAAAATTGGTCTGA